CAATGGCAAGAGCTGACCATAAGCATAGGATATTCACAAAGAGAGCCTAACATATCTCTTCCGGTGGTAAGGAGACCTACGGGAGGAGGTGCTCTTCTTCATGGCTGGGACTTGTCCTTTTCCTACGCAGGGCTTAGGAAGGATTGGGGTTGGAGCTTTACAAAGGTCTATAAAAACTTTATGGGTCTTATCTTGGAAAGCCTTAGGAAGTTAGACCCAAAGTTTGAAATGAGTA
This is a stretch of genomic DNA from Aquificaceae bacterium. It encodes these proteins:
- a CDS encoding lipoate--protein ligase; this translates as METQKSYDLSYVEALKGVENMQRDWENLLLAESTGKPTFRLYQWQELTISIGYSQREPNISLPVVRRPTGGGALLHGWDLSFSYAGLRKDWGWSFTKVYKNFMGLILESLRKLDPKFEMSRYKGGYEDYFCYFYPTLGEITYEGKKVLACA